In Vanacampus margaritifer isolate UIUO_Vmar chromosome 9, RoL_Vmar_1.0, whole genome shotgun sequence, the following proteins share a genomic window:
- the echdc1 gene encoding ethylmalonyl-CoA decarboxylase, whose protein sequence is MRCHFLKMSHMCGSCTRMWQRRMSGRVYTEMDFDQEEIKAKLLGFPGGSIDLSKQDESGIAILTINNPSHMNALSGTMMVQLEEKVSQLEQWADGKGLILKGAAGTFCSGSDLNAVKALSEPQDGMKMCMFMQNVQTRLLRLPLISVALVEGRALGGGAELTTACDFRLMAPGSVIKFVHKHMGVVPGWGGAARLVHLVGSRNSLKLLCGASKVDPEFGLYIRLADGALKDPQIEEGVGTVLQQAEKWLSHYTQGPPSVIQAMKKVALSGRELPLVEALRTEKEVFGTVWGGPANLQALTRKSKYK, encoded by the exons ATGAGGTGTCATTTCCTGAAGATGAGCCACATGTGTGGCAGCTGCACAAG GATGTGGCAGAGACGAATGAGTGGCAGAGTTTACACCGAGATGGACTTTGACCAGGAGGAAATTAAGGCCAAGCTGCTGGGATTTCCTGGAGGCTCCATTGATCTTTCCAAACAGGACGAGTCTGGCATTGCCATACTCACAATCAACAACCCTTCTCACATGAATGCCTTAAGCG GTACCATGATGGTGCAACTGGAGGAGAAAGTGAGCCAACTGGAGCAGTGGGCAGACGGAAAAGGCCTCATACTCAAGGGTGCTGCGGGAACTTTCTGTTCCGGATCAGATTTAAATGCCGTCAAAGCATTATCCGAACCCCAA GATGGCATGAAGATGTGTATGTTTATGCAGAACGTTCAAACAAGACTACTCAG GCTGCCTCTGATCTCTGTTGCTCTTGTGGAGGGGAGAGCTCTGGGCGGAGGTGCAGAACTTACTACAGCCTGTGATTTCAG ATTAATGGCGCCTGGCAGTGTGATCAAATTTGTCCATAAACACATGGGTGTTGTCCCGGGCTGGGGCGGAGCTGCTCGACTCGTCCATCTTGTTGGAAGCCGAAATTCCCTCAAGTTGCTTTGCGGTGCTTCCAAAGTTGATCCTGAATTTGGTCTCTACATTCGGCTGGCAGATGGAGCTCTTAAAGACCCTCAGATAGAGGAAGGTGTGGGGACAGTCTTACAGCAGGCTGAAAAGTGGCTCAGTCACTACACTCAAGGGCCACCGTCAGTAATCCAGGCCATGAAAAAGGTAGCTTTGTCAGGTAGagagctccctctagtggagGCTCTGAGAACTGAGAAGGAGGTCTTTGGTACTGTTTGGGGTGGTCCAGCCAACCTGCAGGCACTAACCAGGAAGTCCAAATACAAATGA
- the rnf146 gene encoding E3 ubiquitin-protein ligase rnf146: MASCGEVDHSVSSLPQSKKGSSSSSSSSSNGAAGSGSSAESSCSGSNNTLPALSVPECAICLQSCVHPVQLPCQHIFCFLCVKGASWQSKRCALCRQEVPDDFLERPTLLSPEELKASAGGRGGEVSDHAWYYEGRNGWWQYDVRTSRELEDAFSKGKKTAEMLIAGFLYVADLENMVQYRRNEHGRRRKMKRDVLDIPKKGVAGLRLDTEAVIGAAGRENSADGADTAAAGVQQQGTGIPSTMPAPPPTTRPPTSLGGQPGSSSPSLEDALSQLQISHRPTPSHERSGAGEGEEEDEDDEASPSRSSDHHTSVDESGSGGWSDDEEEDRDEGGERGGNVEPWEDRPQRQRLNPEHRALPGAQSIPPPPSSTSGRSRMPDGQCTVSEV; the protein is encoded by the coding sequence ATGGCTAGTTGTGGGGAAGTAGACCACTCTGTTAGCTCGCTTCCCCAAAGTAAGAAAGGCAGCAGCAGtagcagtagcagcagcagcaatggAGCTGCTGGTAGTGGGAGCAGTGCTGAATCGTCATGTTCTGGCTCCAACAACACATTACCAGCCCTCTCTGTACCAGAGTGTGCCATCTGTCTGCAGAGCTGCGTCCACCCAGTGCAACTGCCATGCCAGCACATCTTCTGTTTCCTCTGTGTGAAGGGGGCATCCTGGCAGAGCAAGCGCTGTGCTCTCTGTAGGCAGGAAGTGCCAGATGATTTCTTGGAAAGGCCCACACTTCTCTCCCCGGAAGAGCTAAAAGCATCTGCAGGGGGTCGGGGCGGGGAAGTGAGCGATCACGCCTGGTATTACGAGGGCCGCAATGGCTGGTGGCAGTATGACGTGCGAACCAGCCGTGAGCTGGAGGACGCTTTCTCCAAGGGCAAGAAGACGGCGGAGATGCTCATCGCCGGCTTTTTGTATGTAGCTGACTTGGAGAACATGGTGCAGTACAGGCGTAATGAGCACGGACGGAGACGCAAGATGAAACGGGATGTTTTGGATATTCCCAAGAAAGGTGTGGCTGGACTGCGTTTGGATACTGAGGCTGTCATCGGGGCAGCGGGTCGAGAAAACTCTGCTGATGGAGCCGATACCGCGGCAGCTGGTGTGCAACAGCAAGGCACTGGCATCCCTTCTACTATGCCAGCCCCTCCACCCACTACCAGACCTCCGACTTCCTTGGGCGGGCAACCTGGCAGCAGCAGCCCGTCTCTTGAGGATGCTCTTTCACAACTCCAAATCAGCCACAGGCCCACTCCATCTCACGAGCGATCTGGGGCAGGTGAAGGGGAGGAAGAAGACGAAGACGACGAGGCTTCACCCTCCAGGTCCTCTGACCATCACACCTCCGTGGACGAATCTGGCTCCGGAGGCTGGAGTGACGACGAGGAAGAGGATCGTGATGAAGGAGGGGAGAGGGGAGGCAACGTGGAGCCGTGGGAGGATCGGCCACAGAGGCAAAGACTGAACCCAGAGCACAGAGCCCTCCCGGGCGCACAGTCCATTCCCCCCCCTCCGTCCTCTACTAGTGGAAGGTCCCGAATGCCGGATGGTCAGTGTACAGTGAGTGAAGTGTGA
- the mdh2 gene encoding malate dehydrogenase, mitochondrial — MFSRAVRPTTSLARSLSTSSQKHAKVAVLGAAGGIGQPLSLLLKNSPLVSQLSLYDIAHTPGVAADLSHIETRAQVTGYMGPDQLDVALQGCEVVVIPAGVPRKPGMTRDDLFNTNATIVATLADACARNCPEAMICIIANPVNSTIPITSEVMKKHGVYNPNRVFGVTTLDIVRANTFVAELKGLDPARVSVPVIGGHAGKTIIPLISQCTPKVEFPADQLSALTGRIQEAGTEVVKAKAGAGSATLSMAYAGARFTFSVLDAMNGKEGVVECAFVRSEETECKYFATPLLLGKNGIEKNLGLGKLSAFEEKVVADAIDELKGSIKKGEDFVANMK; from the coding sequence atgttttcacGCGCCGTAAGACCTACGACCAGCCTTGCCCGGAGCTTGTCCACCTCGTCTCAGAAGCACGCCAAAGTGGCGGTGCTGGGAGCGGCTGGCGGGATAGGTCAGCCGCTGTCTTTGCTTCTCAAGAACAGCCCCCTGGTGAGTCAGCTCTCCCTCTATGATATCGCTCACACTCCCGGGGTGGCTGCAGACCTGAGCCACATCGAGACAAGAGCCCAGGTCACCGGCTACATGGGTCCCGACCAGCTCGATGTTGCACTACAGGGTTGCGAAGTCGTCGTCATTCCCGCTGGTGTGCCCAGAAAGCCAGGCATGACTCGTGACGATCTCTTCAACACCAACGCTACCATCGTAGCCACATTGGCGGATGCCTGTGCTCGCAACTGCCCTGAAGCAATGATCTGCATCATTGCCAACCCTGTCAACTCCACCATCCCTATTACTTCGGAGGTCATGAAGAAGCATGGCGTATACAACCCTAACAGAGTGTTTGGAGTCACCACCTTGGACATTGTCAGAGCCAATACCTTTGTGGCTGAGTTGAAAGGCCTTGACCCAGCTCGCGTCAGCGTGCCTGTCATTGGGGGTCACGCGGGGAAGACCATCATTCCCCTGATTTCCCAGTGCACCCCGAAAGTAGAGTTTCCTGCTGACCAGTTATCAGCCCTGACTGGCAGGATCCAGGAAGCTGGCACAGAGGTGGTGAAGGCCAAGGCTGGCGCTGGTTCTGCTACCCTGTCCATGGCGTACGCCGGCGCCCGCTTCACCTTCTCCGTATTGGATGCCATGAATGGGAAGGAGGGTGTTGTGGAATGTGCCTTTGTCAGGTCAGAGGAAACGGAGTGCAAGTACTTCGCTACGCCTCTCCTCCTGGGCAAGAATGGCATTGAGAAAAACCTCGGGCTTGGCAAGCTGTCCGCCTTCGAAGAAAAGGTGGTGGCCGATGCCATTGATGAGTTGAAGGGCTCCATCAAGAAGGGTGAGGATTTTGTGGCCAACATGAAGTGA